Within Triticum dicoccoides isolate Atlit2015 ecotype Zavitan chromosome 1B, WEW_v2.0, whole genome shotgun sequence, the genomic segment CAGTTACCCGGGCAAAATCAGGCTAGCCTCACCTAATTACTACACTATGTGGTACTCTTTCCGTTTCATAATATAAAAACCAAAAATGCTAGACATACAAAGACTTACACGCTTTTACACGCTCTTTCCATCTAACAACCAATCACAaacctctcctcccctgatttttagGGGGTGGGCCGCCCCGTTCGTCTATTGACCAATCAAGGTTAACCATCCTGTAAAAACCTTTAAAtcgtttgtacgtgtagcattgccGTATGAAAACGTTTTTCAAGCTTTATTATGGGATGGAGAGTAGTTACACTGAAGCGTAAGAGCCTGGGCAGGTGCCCCGGCTCGCCGGGTACCAACTCCGCCACTCCGGACGTTTACAATTAGATGACTGGTTTTTCTATCAGTGTGTACGGATGTGACGTGTCGACGCGTTCACAGATTCCGTTTTGAGATGTTATCGTGTGCCCCGCAGTTCATGAACGGGGAGAGCTATGAAAGTTCATATTTCGATGTTGAGAAACCACGCCAGTGTTTGCCTTGGTTGCAAAGTCACTGTGCGGGTGTCTCCTGTGGACTACGAAATCCTAAAGCATAGCTCCATCACGCGACGGAGAGACGAAGCTTCAGAGTCATGACGGTCACGGCCATTGAAGGTCCACGCGCGCCAACGGTACAGGTTTATAATGAATGGCTCGACAGGATTATGTTTGGTCTTGAATGGGCTCTTAATTGGCTCAGCTGGCCATCCACATCAACAACAGTGTAAGCGTTGAGTGGCATCTGCTTGCCCATACATGTACTGTCCATTTAGTGATGCAGTGACCAGCTGACCATGACCTGATGACCTAGCAATATAGTAGCAACTTTTTGTTAAGATGCGGATATATATTGTCGGAGGTACAGAAATTACACGAGATCGATCGACATCTATCGATCAGAATTGAGAAATGAGTAACAAACTACGCAGAGGCTGGATCAACACGTACACACCATTTTATTCTTGCATACGATACATGAACACACGATTGTATTGGAGAGAAAAAAAGATACATGAACACACGGTTCGGACGGAGCTGTTCGACCGACGTCGTACCAGCAGCCATGGTAGGAGCTCGTACGTAGTAGTAGTACATTACGTAGTACTAGTAGCAATAGGCAGCGTGGCGCTGCCTAGCACGCCGGCGGCGGTGGAGGCCCGGCTACTAGCACTTCGGTACGGCGACGCCGCAGCTGGTGAGGGTCTTGCGGGCGTTGGggctgttgatgtagctggagtaCGCGGGGTTGCGCGCGTACTGGCAGAAGCACCCCCGCTGACTCTTTAGGTTGTTGCAGCACGTCGTCGACGGCTTGGCCCCGCTGATGATCGGGGAGGCGCACACCGCCAGGCTCCCCGCGTTGCACTGCGCCGCTCCGCCCGTTGCCATCGCCGCCACCACTAGCGCCACCAGCACGAGCATCGCTGCGGCCTTCGCCATATGGCTCGACTTTCTTTTGATCGCAAACGGTACGTACCGCGGTGGTGGAGGTGGGATGGGAGTGTGTGATGTGGTTTGCAGTACACGGGAGGCACGTTGCCGCCAATTTAAAGGCAGGAGGCGTCCTTGCAAGGCACCCCTGCGGAAGTAAGCCCCGGACATTTTGCACTTGACTATTCTGCCCTTATCCGGCTGGTAATTTTTTTCGAGAGTAAGTCAATGGCAAATTTTCATTCGAGTACAAGAGAATTGTGACACGCGGGTGCGGAGCACCGAACCTATTTTTCTTTGGGCTTTTAATTTTGATTTTTTGTATCTTTTGAATCAAAAGTCTAAATTAAAAGACGACCTTTGAATGGGTTTTGACGAGTTTTTAAAACTTCTAACAAGTTTCAAGTGCTGAAACTTGATAGAAATAAATGGCAAAATCAGCAAGTTTTGGAGTTTAAAACTTAAAACTTGATATGACCTTATGCAAAATACAACCATTTTTTGGACTGCGAAGCAATCATGCGGTTGAGCATGGTTGGACAGGTGCGTGCCCCTGCACCTGCGCACCCTTGCGATTTTCCTCAATACCGTGCTGAAATGATTTATTTTCAGAAGGAAGTCAAAACCTCCCAGCCTCACACAACCAGAAGTTATTTTTCACCGATCCCTACTTATTATTGCCGATTTAGTATAACTACATGCAAGATATTGAGGCCAAAATATTCACTTATTACATGACAAGGAAAAGATTGATGAAAACGCAACAAGAATGAGAAAAGAAAACACCCAATAACTAAATCACTATTTCCGCAACAACCTTTAAGGAGTTGCGCCCTTGCCCGGACATCATTGGGTTCACCCTATGAAAGCGAGGACACGAAGTTTCACTCAAGATGCCATATCTAAGCAATTATGGCCAGAAACTCGTATTCGACTAAAAAAACTTGTGTTCAACTCATTTCCTCGCTGTGTCAGTCACCCCGAGCTCCTCCGCTACCGTGGGAGATGTCCTAGCTGCTGACGCGCTGACCCCAAAGCTCCTCCTCATCATAGCACGACATCAGGCTCCAGCTGTCGAGCACTATGCGGCAGAGATCTAGAACCTGGGCACGGGCGCGCGAGTGTGGCTGGGCACCTTCAACACCGCAGAGGAGGTGGCGTCCGCATATGACACTACGGGTCGGGCAGTGCTCAATTTTCCGGCGACGCACCCTACGGATATTTCCTCGCCCGTTCCATTACAGTCGTCTCCCTTGATGAGGAGGAGTATTGTTAGGTCAAGGCGCAATTCAAGGCCGAGGCCGACGATGAAACCTATGTGGTGATGCTCGTCGAGACCGATCCGTAGCTCATAGTCAAGAATACAAGCATTCTTCGAGTCGAAGGAGGACTAGCGCAAAAGATTACAGGAGCTTGAGCGGGAGCACAAGAGGGACACCGAGACTGATGCGATTTTCGACTAACTCTTCCACAAGGAGGAAGAGGTGAAGTCGTGGAGTAGATGTACTAGCATTGACCACAAGACTGCTCCTCCGAAGGAGGGGTGATGGACATCTCCTCTGAGAGGACTTCGACG encodes:
- the LOC119335394 gene encoding non-specific lipid-transfer protein 2P-like, encoding MAKAAAMLVLVALVVAAMATGGAAQCNAGSLAVCASPIISGAKPSTTCCNNLKSQRGCFCQYARNPAYSSYINSPNARKTLTSCGVAVPKC